A portion of the Salmo trutta chromosome 1, fSalTru1.1, whole genome shotgun sequence genome contains these proteins:
- the LOC115197202 gene encoding F-box/LRR-repeat protein 19 isoform X2, whose translation MSGSKALGGARRRRTRCRRCQACMRTECGECHFCKDMKKFGGPGRMKQSCLLRQCTAPVLPHTAVCFSCGEAGKEDTVDTEEEKFSLSLMECTICNEIIHPSCLKMGKAEGIINDEIPNCWECPKCHKEGKTSKDGGDGSGKRRMDNGEVGRWKLTDDPPPTKKKPPSLEDGGRQDGHKRKKEKELPQDSGPKKKKQKPNVSETAESNGPNSSTGGGQGSGGGSNSTQSPTSTASQDQRSHHREKLERFKRMCQLLERVRESSSSSSSSSESDSESDSDSPSGSDGRRGSEPSSPVPVAYSNSARERNRERDRERDRRLAELGFSASEDSEGSVKEEEEEEAVEEQVVGDKPRRRGEGPPRGRKGLTTDGNDEESVERSRKSTPLPPPSPLSSTQPPPSSGHGPSPGSEGFSGKRSNGSETRNGRTRAGVRDRETQEKENANNSGGSGANHRHGTGKGNKGNKIRSNKQTGSQPTSRNSSNSSASTATTTSNGGGGGLLGPGSNSSGGMSALAASPRSQPSRMAPRSQMMKRSPPAVPSPPRPVQMERHLVRPPPACPEPHCLPLDSGSSHVMPRDVWLRVFQHLSQRELCVCMRVCRTWSRWCCDKRLWTQIDLSRQRSITPPMLSGIIRRQPVSLNLGYTNISKKQLMWLINRLQGLLELNVSGCPWSSVSALCQAACPCLRLLDLSRVEDMKDSHLRELLAPPTDTRTAHGESRGGRFQNVTELRLAGLDLTDVTSRLLVRYLPHLTKLDLSQCGNITDQTIHTLTSPMSPLKDSLTHLNLAGCVKVTEQCLPLLRRCASLQSADLRSCTLLTPDVCQLLSFPCPDDRVLLKNS comes from the exons ATGTCAGGCAGTAAGGCTCTGGGAGGGGCACGGCGGCGGCGGACGCGGTGCCGGCGTTGTCAGGCCTGCATGCGGACCGAGTGCGGCGAGTGCCACTTCTGCAAGGACATGAAAAAGTTTGGCGGGCCTGGAAGGATGAAGCAGTCCTGTCTGCTCCGACAGTGCACAGCG CCTGTGTTACCCCACACAGCAGTGTGCTTCTCGTGTGGGGAGGCGGGGAAGGAGGACACGGTGGACACAGAAGAAGAGAAGTTTAGCCTCTCTCTGATGGAGTGTACCATCTGCAACGAGATCATCCACCCCAGCTGCCTCAAG ATGGGTAAAGCAGAAGGCATCATAAACGATGAAATTCCGAATTGTTGGGAGTGTCCAAAATGCCACAAGGAAGGCAAGACCAGTAAG GACGGGGGTGATGGCTCAGGGAAGAGGCGGATGGACAACGGGGAAGTAGGCCGATGGAAGCTAACGGACGATCCTCCGCCCACCAAAAAGAAACCCCCCTCTTTAGAAGACGGGGGGCGGCAGGACGGTCacaagagaaagaaggagaaggagCTTCCTCAGGACAGCGGCCCCAAAAAGAAG AAACAGAAGCCTAACGTGTCAGAGACTGCAGAGTCCAATGGGCCCAACTCCTCCACCGGAGGCGGCCAGGGTTCCGGAGGGGGTTCCAACTCCACGCAGTCCCCCACCTCCACGGCCAGCCAGGACCAGCGCTCGCACCACCGCGAGAAATTGGAGCGCTTCAAGCGCATGTGTCAGCTCCTTGAGCGTGTCCGCGAGTCCAGCTCATCGAGCTCGTCTAGTTCCGAGTCCGACTCGGAGTCCGACTCTGACTCGCCTTCCGGTTCAGATGGCCGCCGCGGCTCTGAACCCTCCTCCCCCGTACCCGTCGCTTATAGCAACAGTGCAAGGGAGCGCAATCGGgaaagggacagggagagggacaggaggcTGGCGGAGCTGGGCTTCAGTGCCAGTGAGGACTCTGAGGGAAGTgttaaggaggaggaggaggaggaggcggtggAGGAGCAGGTTGTGGGAGACAAGCCTCGGCGTAGGGGGGAGGGACCTCCACGGGGCCGCAAGGGGCTCACGACGGACGGGAATGACGAGGAGAGCGTGGAGAGGAGTCGGAAGTCTACCCCATTGcctccaccctcccctctctcctccactcagcctCCACCTTCCTCCGGCCATGGCCCCTCGCCAGGTTCCGAGGGCTTCTCCGGTAAGCGCAGCAATGGCTCTGAGACGCGCAATGGACGGACAAGGGCGGGGGTGAGGGACAGGGAGACTCAGGAGAAGGAGAACGCCAACAACAGTGGCGGCTCGGGGGCCAACCACCGACACGGAACTGGCAAAGGCAACAAGGGCAACAAGATCCGTAGCAACAAGCAAACAGGGTCCCAACCAACGTCGAGGAACAGTAGCAACTCTTCCGCTTCTACTGCCACTACCACATCCaacgggggagggggggggctgctgGGCCCAGGCAGCAACTCCTCAGGGGGCATGTCAGCCCTCGCCGCCTCACCCCGGTCACAGCCGTCCCGGATGGCTCCACGCTCGCAGATGATGAAACGCAGCCCCCCTGCTGTGCCCTCGCCTCCCCGGCCTGTTCAGATGGAGCGGCACTTGGTGCGGCCACCGCCCGCCTGCCCCGAGCCCCACTGCCTGCCCCTGGACAGCGGCTCCTCCCACGTGATGCCCCGCGACGTCTGGCTCCGCGTCTTCCAGCACCTCAGCCAGAGGGAGCTGTGCGTCTGCATGAGGGTCTGTCGGACATGGAGCCGGTG gTGCTGTGATAAGAGATTGTGGACTCAGATTGACCTCAGCCGGCAGCGCTCCATCACCCCTCCTATGCTGAGTGGTATAATCCGCAGGCAACCAGTCTCCCTTAACCTGGGCTATACCAACATCTCGAAGAAGCAGCTCATGTGGCTCATCAACCGTCTACAAG GTCTACTGGAGCTGAATGTGTCGGGCTGTCCCTGGTCCTCTGTGTCGGCCCTGTGTCAGGCTGCTTGTCCCTGCCTGCGTCTGCTCGACCTCAGCCGGGTAGAAGACATGAAGGACTCGCACCTGAGGGAGCTACTGGCGCCCCCTACTGACACTCGGACAG CtcatggagagagcagaggggggagGTTCCAGAACGTAACGGAGCTGCGATTGGCCGGGCTGGACTTGACAGATGTCACGTCCCGCCTGTTGGTGCGCTACCTGCCCCACTTGACCAAGCTGGACCTGAGTCAGTGTGGCAACATCACGGACCAGACTATCCACACACTGACCTCCCCCATGTCCCCACTGAAGGACAGCCTCACCCACCTCAACCTGGCAG GCTGTGTGAAGGTGACAGAGCAGTGCCTGCCCCTGTTGCGCCGCTGTGCCTCCCTACAGAGCGCTGACCTGCGCTCCTGCACCTTGCTCACCCCCGATGTCTGTCAGCTCCTCTCCTTCCCTTGCCCTGACGATAGAGTGCTGCTCAAGAACAGCTAA
- the LOC115197202 gene encoding F-box/LRR-repeat protein 19 isoform X1: MSGSKALGGARRRRTRCRRCQACMRTECGECHFCKDMKKFGGPGRMKQSCLLRQCTAPVLPHTAVCFSCGEAGKEDTVDTEEEKFSLSLMECTICNEIIHPSCLKMGKAEGIINDEIPNCWECPKCHKEGKTSKDGGDGSGKRRMDNGEVGRWKLTDDPPPTKKKPPSLEDGGRQDGHKRKKEKELPQDSGPKKKMKGAHEKRLKKKQKPNVSETAESNGPNSSTGGGQGSGGGSNSTQSPTSTASQDQRSHHREKLERFKRMCQLLERVRESSSSSSSSSESDSESDSDSPSGSDGRRGSEPSSPVPVAYSNSARERNRERDRERDRRLAELGFSASEDSEGSVKEEEEEEAVEEQVVGDKPRRRGEGPPRGRKGLTTDGNDEESVERSRKSTPLPPPSPLSSTQPPPSSGHGPSPGSEGFSGKRSNGSETRNGRTRAGVRDRETQEKENANNSGGSGANHRHGTGKGNKGNKIRSNKQTGSQPTSRNSSNSSASTATTTSNGGGGGLLGPGSNSSGGMSALAASPRSQPSRMAPRSQMMKRSPPAVPSPPRPVQMERHLVRPPPACPEPHCLPLDSGSSHVMPRDVWLRVFQHLSQRELCVCMRVCRTWSRWCCDKRLWTQIDLSRQRSITPPMLSGIIRRQPVSLNLGYTNISKKQLMWLINRLQGLLELNVSGCPWSSVSALCQAACPCLRLLDLSRVEDMKDSHLRELLAPPTDTRTAHGESRGGRFQNVTELRLAGLDLTDVTSRLLVRYLPHLTKLDLSQCGNITDQTIHTLTSPMSPLKDSLTHLNLAGCVKVTEQCLPLLRRCASLQSADLRSCTLLTPDVCQLLSFPCPDDRVLLKNS; the protein is encoded by the exons ATGTCAGGCAGTAAGGCTCTGGGAGGGGCACGGCGGCGGCGGACGCGGTGCCGGCGTTGTCAGGCCTGCATGCGGACCGAGTGCGGCGAGTGCCACTTCTGCAAGGACATGAAAAAGTTTGGCGGGCCTGGAAGGATGAAGCAGTCCTGTCTGCTCCGACAGTGCACAGCG CCTGTGTTACCCCACACAGCAGTGTGCTTCTCGTGTGGGGAGGCGGGGAAGGAGGACACGGTGGACACAGAAGAAGAGAAGTTTAGCCTCTCTCTGATGGAGTGTACCATCTGCAACGAGATCATCCACCCCAGCTGCCTCAAG ATGGGTAAAGCAGAAGGCATCATAAACGATGAAATTCCGAATTGTTGGGAGTGTCCAAAATGCCACAAGGAAGGCAAGACCAGTAAG GACGGGGGTGATGGCTCAGGGAAGAGGCGGATGGACAACGGGGAAGTAGGCCGATGGAAGCTAACGGACGATCCTCCGCCCACCAAAAAGAAACCCCCCTCTTTAGAAGACGGGGGGCGGCAGGACGGTCacaagagaaagaaggagaaggagCTTCCTCAGGACAGCGGCCCCAAAAAGAAG ATGAAAGGGGCACATGAAAAACGCTTGAAAAAG AAACAGAAGCCTAACGTGTCAGAGACTGCAGAGTCCAATGGGCCCAACTCCTCCACCGGAGGCGGCCAGGGTTCCGGAGGGGGTTCCAACTCCACGCAGTCCCCCACCTCCACGGCCAGCCAGGACCAGCGCTCGCACCACCGCGAGAAATTGGAGCGCTTCAAGCGCATGTGTCAGCTCCTTGAGCGTGTCCGCGAGTCCAGCTCATCGAGCTCGTCTAGTTCCGAGTCCGACTCGGAGTCCGACTCTGACTCGCCTTCCGGTTCAGATGGCCGCCGCGGCTCTGAACCCTCCTCCCCCGTACCCGTCGCTTATAGCAACAGTGCAAGGGAGCGCAATCGGgaaagggacagggagagggacaggaggcTGGCGGAGCTGGGCTTCAGTGCCAGTGAGGACTCTGAGGGAAGTgttaaggaggaggaggaggaggaggcggtggAGGAGCAGGTTGTGGGAGACAAGCCTCGGCGTAGGGGGGAGGGACCTCCACGGGGCCGCAAGGGGCTCACGACGGACGGGAATGACGAGGAGAGCGTGGAGAGGAGTCGGAAGTCTACCCCATTGcctccaccctcccctctctcctccactcagcctCCACCTTCCTCCGGCCATGGCCCCTCGCCAGGTTCCGAGGGCTTCTCCGGTAAGCGCAGCAATGGCTCTGAGACGCGCAATGGACGGACAAGGGCGGGGGTGAGGGACAGGGAGACTCAGGAGAAGGAGAACGCCAACAACAGTGGCGGCTCGGGGGCCAACCACCGACACGGAACTGGCAAAGGCAACAAGGGCAACAAGATCCGTAGCAACAAGCAAACAGGGTCCCAACCAACGTCGAGGAACAGTAGCAACTCTTCCGCTTCTACTGCCACTACCACATCCaacgggggagggggggggctgctgGGCCCAGGCAGCAACTCCTCAGGGGGCATGTCAGCCCTCGCCGCCTCACCCCGGTCACAGCCGTCCCGGATGGCTCCACGCTCGCAGATGATGAAACGCAGCCCCCCTGCTGTGCCCTCGCCTCCCCGGCCTGTTCAGATGGAGCGGCACTTGGTGCGGCCACCGCCCGCCTGCCCCGAGCCCCACTGCCTGCCCCTGGACAGCGGCTCCTCCCACGTGATGCCCCGCGACGTCTGGCTCCGCGTCTTCCAGCACCTCAGCCAGAGGGAGCTGTGCGTCTGCATGAGGGTCTGTCGGACATGGAGCCGGTG gTGCTGTGATAAGAGATTGTGGACTCAGATTGACCTCAGCCGGCAGCGCTCCATCACCCCTCCTATGCTGAGTGGTATAATCCGCAGGCAACCAGTCTCCCTTAACCTGGGCTATACCAACATCTCGAAGAAGCAGCTCATGTGGCTCATCAACCGTCTACAAG GTCTACTGGAGCTGAATGTGTCGGGCTGTCCCTGGTCCTCTGTGTCGGCCCTGTGTCAGGCTGCTTGTCCCTGCCTGCGTCTGCTCGACCTCAGCCGGGTAGAAGACATGAAGGACTCGCACCTGAGGGAGCTACTGGCGCCCCCTACTGACACTCGGACAG CtcatggagagagcagaggggggagGTTCCAGAACGTAACGGAGCTGCGATTGGCCGGGCTGGACTTGACAGATGTCACGTCCCGCCTGTTGGTGCGCTACCTGCCCCACTTGACCAAGCTGGACCTGAGTCAGTGTGGCAACATCACGGACCAGACTATCCACACACTGACCTCCCCCATGTCCCCACTGAAGGACAGCCTCACCCACCTCAACCTGGCAG GCTGTGTGAAGGTGACAGAGCAGTGCCTGCCCCTGTTGCGCCGCTGTGCCTCCCTACAGAGCGCTGACCTGCGCTCCTGCACCTTGCTCACCCCCGATGTCTGTCAGCTCCTCTCCTTCCCTTGCCCTGACGATAGAGTGCTGCTCAAGAACAGCTAA